ACCGCTTCACGGAAGAGCGGCTCGGCTTGCTGTGGCGGGAGTGGATGACGCATTCCGTGACCAAGGTCTACCTCGTACAGCGGATGTATCTGCACACGCGTGAAGACGATTCGCTGTCGAACCCCGACCAGCGGATCACGGAAGACGTCAAAGCGCTGACGGTCACCACGCTGTCGTTCGTCTTGATGATGGTCAACAGCACGTTGACGGCGTTGTTCTTCTCAGGCGTGCTGTGGGAGATCAGCCCGCTGCTGTTCGTAGTCGCGGTCGTGTATGCGCTCGCCGGTTCCGGGATGACCATCTGGCTGGGCCGGCCGCTGGTGAAATTGAATTATCTTCAGTCCGATTTCGAAGCAGACTTTCGATCTGATCTGATTCGACTGCGCGAGAACGCCGAAGGCGTCGCGCTCAGCGGTTACGAAGGGCGATTGAGAGGCCGGCTGATTCATCGCATCGAACGGCTCATCAAGAATGCACATCGCATCATCCTGGTGAATCGCAACCTGGGCTTCTTCACGACGGAATACAACTACATGATTCAGTTGATTCCGATTCTGATCGTGGCTCCCATCTTCATGCGGCAGGGCGTCGACTTCGGCATCATCGGCCAGTCGGCGATCGCTTTCTCGACGCTCGTGGCCGCATTCTCCCTGATCGTCACGCAGTTCCAGTCGATCTCCATTTACGGTTCGGTCTTGTCGCGGCTTAGCGAGTTCGTCGAAGTCGCTGAGCAGTCCACCGCCAAAAATGTCGCATCGTGCATCGGCTGCACCGTGGCCACTGATTACTTCGCTTTTCACGATCTGACGTTATTCGCCCCCGACGAAACAGAGACGATTCTGATCGACAAGCTCAACGTCACGTTTCCTCCCCAGGACAGGGTCATCATCACCGGTCCAGCCGAGACGGCGAAACAGGCGCTCTTTCGTGCTGTCGCCGGTCTGTACGACGCCGGAACAGGCCGCATCGAGCGCCCGCCAGAAAATAAACGGGTCTTCCTGCCGGAACAGCCGTTCCTGCCGTCCGGGACGTTGCGGGATGCGCTCGATCCAGGTTTGCATCATCAGCACACGAGCGATACGGAACTGCTGGCGGTGTTACGCGAGGTCGGACTGGGCAATGTCGTCGACAAATACGATGGAATGACGGTCCATCGGAACTGGCACACGTTGCTGTCGATCCAGGAAGAACACCTGTTCGCGATCGCACGCACGCTGCTGATTCGACCTGATTTTGCGGTCCTCGACCGGCTCGATACGGCGCTGAGCATTGAAGAAGAGGATCGCGTGCTGAACCTGTTGAAGAAGCACGGCATCACCTGCATTTCCTTCAGCACGCGGCAGCCTCGCCCAGACGTGTTCGATGACTGTCTGGAACTATACGAAGACGGTTCATGGAAGTGGACCGAACTCAGGTGATTGGCTCAGCCCAACACCAGTCGCACCTGCTGAACGCCCCCCTGCTTTGTCAACGGGATGTGAACCAGCGGAGCATTCACCTCCATTCGCTGCCCATTCACTTCGGCAAAGGCGATCTTGCCGGATCGGCGATTCGGGTTCTCAACGACAATTTCACAGTCCTTGCCGACAGACTTGTTGTGCAGCACCGCGCGGAAGCCGGGCCACTCATCCGGGACGCAGGGGCTGACGACGAGCGTGTCGCCGTTCTCGATGCGGATGCCGAGGATCGATTCGATCGCCACCCGATAGAGCCAGCCAGAGGAGCCGGTGTACCAGGTCCAGCCTCCCCGGCCGATATGGGGCGTCGCGCCATAGATATCAG
This window of the Planctomicrobium piriforme genome carries:
- a CDS encoding ABC transporter ATP-binding protein/permease; the protein is MIEKDVAHSRQVFRQLLASGSAFFRSRVGTKAKLFTGGLLLLMLCINGMNVVNSYINRYFMSAIQVRDMDGFTFYAWMYAGGFTISTVAAVFYRFTEERLGLLWREWMTHSVTKVYLVQRMYLHTREDDSLSNPDQRITEDVKALTVTTLSFVLMMVNSTLTALFFSGVLWEISPLLFVVAVVYALAGSGMTIWLGRPLVKLNYLQSDFEADFRSDLIRLRENAEGVALSGYEGRLRGRLIHRIERLIKNAHRIILVNRNLGFFTTEYNYMIQLIPILIVAPIFMRQGVDFGIIGQSAIAFSTLVAAFSLIVTQFQSISIYGSVLSRLSEFVEVAEQSTAKNVASCIGCTVATDYFAFHDLTLFAPDETETILIDKLNVTFPPQDRVIITGPAETAKQALFRAVAGLYDAGTGRIERPPENKRVFLPEQPFLPSGTLRDALDPGLHHQHTSDTELLAVLREVGLGNVVDKYDGMTVHRNWHTLLSIQEEHLFAIARTLLIRPDFAVLDRLDTALSIEEEDRVLNLLKKHGITCISFSTRQPRPDVFDDCLELYEDGSWKWTELR